CCGGGTGCCATAGAAAAACTTTTATCTTCGATCAAAAGCATCGAAAACGAAGGCATAAACAAAATTTATTCAAGCTGTATAGGGAGGGCTATAAAATCCGCGGCTGCCGCTGCAAATGTCTTAGGTCTAAATTCAATATTTTTAGATTGCAGGTTTAATGAGAGAGATCTAGGGTTACTGGAGGGTAAAACTGTGGATGAAATACGCACAAAATTTGGCATCGAGTTCTTATACATAACCTCTAGAGACATCGAAAAGCTGCCGTATGTTGAAAGCTGGCCTGACTTTGTTTCGAGGGTTTTCTCTGGCTTAGAGTCTTTGCCAGACGGCCGTACGCTTTTAATAACTCACGGTGGAGTCCTTAGGGCCGTTTACAATACCTTATCTCATTCAGACGAAAGGAGAGTGATATTCGACAACGGTGATATCCTAGTTTTGAATAAAACTGATTCATGGGATATAGAAAGGATAATCAAATAGGGCAGTTATCCTTAAATTTAGTTATTACTAAGCTATAAGTGGTATTCTTTATAGCAGTCTAATATTTAAAATGAACTATTGCTTCAATTATAATAAATAAACATTGATATAGATCAAAATAAAACTATTCAAATATAACCTATTTTTACGTTATTGGTAATTACTCATAGATCTGTTGATTTTTTCTGAATGGATATAATTAAATAACCGGGAAAAGGTATAGTTATTATCAGGAATAATTAAATATTAGCAGAGGAAATTCAGAATTGATAGCTATGTATGAAATAAGGTTCCATGGAAGAGGTGGTCAGGGGGCGGTTACAGCGAGCAGAATTCTTGCTGCGGCAGCCTTTCTGGAAGGTAAATACGCCGTATCGTTCCCATTCTTTGGTACTGAGAGGAGAGGCGCTCCTGTTACTGCCTTTACCAGGATAGACGAAAATGAGATATATGTCAAGTCGCAGATATATGATCCAGACATAATAGTTGTTCTGGATACATACGTACTGCGAACATCCAATGTTACCGATGGCCTCAAAAGTGGAGGTATAGCTGTAATAAATTCACCTTTGCCGCCTGAGAGTTTCAACCTAAATGCCAAGGTTGCAACCGTTGACGCTGTTGGAATAGCAGTAAAGCACGGCCTTGGGAGCAGGGCCAATCCAGTCATAAACACATCTATGATCGGTGCATTCGCCAAGGCAACTGGTCTTGTATCACTGGAGAGTGTATTGAAATCAACGGAAACCAACGTGCCAGGGAAGGTCAAGGAGAACCTTGATGCAGTAAAGGAAGCGTATGAAAGCGTAAAGG
This genomic stretch from Thermoplasma volcanium GSS1 harbors:
- a CDS encoding 2-oxoacid:acceptor oxidoreductase family protein codes for the protein MYEIRFHGRGGQGAVTASRILAAAAFLEGKYAVSFPFFGTERRGAPVTAFTRIDENEIYVKSQIYDPDIIVVLDTYVLRTSNVTDGLKSGGIAVINSPLPPESFNLNAKVATVDAVGIAVKHGLGSRANPVINTSMIGAFAKATGLVSLESVLKSTETNVPGKVKENLDAVKEAYESVKVGW
- a CDS encoding histidine phosphatase family protein; the protein is MKKVYLVRHAKTIMNYTNRWQGRSDSDILPGAIEKLLSSIKSIENEGINKIYSSCIGRAIKSAAAAANVLGLNSIFLDCRFNERDLGLLEGKTVDEIRTKFGIEFLYITSRDIEKLPYVESWPDFVSRVFSGLESLPDGRTLLITHGGVLRAVYNTLSHSDERRVIFDNGDILVLNKTDSWDIERIIK